GGTCAGGATTTCGTTCTCTTTTCGCCGACGGCGGCGAGCGTGTCTATCGGCGGCAGGGTCTTCGCTCCCGACGGGCGAGCTTTACGAAACGCGACGATCACAGCGACCGCTCCGGACGGCACGGTACGAACAGCCGTTACTGGCTCGTTCGGATATTTCAGGATCGAAGGGCTTGCCGCGGGATCGAATTACGCCGTGACGGTCAGCTCGCGAGCGTTCATTTTCGATAGCGTTTTCGTTTACGCGGACAGCGACCGCGACGATCTTGTTTTTAACGGAAGACCTCGCTAAAGGACCGTGGCGTGAGGGCTATGCGTCCTGCCGTTCTACGCCGTCGATCTCGAGCGCAAGATCGGCGCCGTAAGCCTTGGCAGGCGTTTGAAATCCGGGCGTGAAATTGCCGGCGAGTATCTTTTCGGTGATCAGCAGAGCAGATAGTGCGGTCATAGTGTAGCCTTCGGGACACTGCAGGCGTGCTTCCACACGATTGCCGTCTTCGTCCGAAGCCTCGCCCCAAAGCAGCGTTTTCCCGCGTGCACGCTCTTCGTCCGAAGGGCCGCCCGGCGGTATGCGCGACTGCAGATATTTCTGGACTGGCCGAGTTTCCAGCAGCGGACCGAGATAGCGGCTGAGTTTCATGGCCTTTAATGCTGACGGCGGCGCGACGGTGTAAACCTCGATATTGGGAATACCGGTCGAATAATATGCTGTCGCCACGTCGCCCCACGGAATGGTTACGCCGGTCTTCACCTCGCCGTTTCCGAAATCGATCGAGCGCGTCCGCCATGCCGCGGGAACGGGCGTGATCTTTCCGTCTCTGCGAACGGCTCCGCCTTTGCCGGCGTTCATTGTCATGGTTGCCTGCGTACCGTGCGACAGGCGGCCCTTACCATAAAACGCGAGTGTCAAATTCGTCGCGGTCGGCAATCGATCCTTCAGGTGACGTGCCAGACAATCCGAAGGTACAACATCAAAACCGACGCCCGGCATCACCATAATGCCGCCATCTTTTGCTTTTTGGTCTGCGGCGGCACATGCCTCGAAAACGGCGATCTCGCCCGTAATGTCGGTGTAGTGTGTCTTTGTCCTGAGGCAAGCTTCGCCCATTTGCCTCGAGGTTAGCGAAAAAGGCCCTGCGCAATGGATGACCGTAGCGACCTCATTCAACGCCGCGTCGAGCTTCTCCGTTTCATCGAGTGAAAAGATGCGAGATTCGAGCCCGTGCTTTTTTGCCAAGGCCTCGATCGCTGCCTCATTCCGGCCGGCAATGATCGGCCGCATCCCGCTTTTCACCGCATACCGCGTGATCAGCTCGCCTGTGTAGCCATTCGCTCCGTATATCAGAAAGTCATCGTTCATTAGTGCCAACAGGATAAACAGGATACGCAGGATAAGCAATCAGGTAGGCCGTTGTTCATCTTGTTCTAAAAAGTGGCCGCCGGATGATCTTGAATCTTCGAGCTTCTGCAGAAACTCTCGGCGACTAACCTCCTTTGCACCCAGAGCCTCCATATGCGGGGTCATTACTTGGACGTCAAGCCAAGTTGCGCCGAGGCCGGCGAGGTGATCGATGAGGAAAAGGAGAGCGAGTTTTGATGCGAACGGCTTTTTGTAGAACATCGATTCGCCTGTGAAAACACCGCCTGCGTCAACGCCGTAGAGCCCGCCGGCGAGGCTGCCGTCCGCGTCCCACGCCTCGACGCTATGCGCGTAGCCGAGTGTGTTCAGCTCTGTATAGCGTTCGATGAATTCGGGCGTTATCCAAGTGCCTGCTTGGCCGCTGCGCCGGCTACGAGAACACTCGGTTATCACGTCGCGAAAGGCCCTATTGATGGTAAATTTGAACGGTGCTTTGCGGCGTTCGCGTGCGAGGCTTCGTTGAATTCGCAAGTCAGAAAATTCGAGGATCGCTCTCTTTGCAGGGCAGAACCACGGCAGCGGCACGCCCTCCATAGGCCATGGAAAAATGCCTTTCGAATAGGCCTTGATCAGATTCTCGACCGTGGGCTCGACGCCGAAAGCTATAACGTCCTCTGCCGAGAAAAAGTATCCGTCGTGGAGTACCCATTCGGGAAAATCATACCTTTGCGGATCGGGAAACGTCACAGCGGTATTTTACAGCAGAAGTGCTTTCTGCAGAGTTGGGTCAACGGAAAAGGGATGCAGGCAAACAACGCGGCGTCCAACGCTTTCTGTACAAAATTCTGAACTTAATCCAAATTTATCTGCAAACCCCTTACTGCCGGAAAAGCCGCCAAAGCGTTTACTGTCTATTAATAAACCACTTACGCCGATGAATGCGCCAGGGAACGCGTTTTGCCTTAAAAAAGTCAGATTCATTCTTATACATCCGTATTTCCGAATTTTATTGGTTTTTTTGCGGTAGGTCAGCGCACTTATACGTTGTATTGCTGTCCCATATTACTCGAAGAAAAAACACGAGGCAGAGATGCCTCACTCAGGAGGAAATTCATGAAGATAGACTTTAAGGCTTTGGTCATCTCTGTGGCCATTTTAGCCTTTGCCAGCCTTACCGCATTGGGCCAAGCCGGTTCGATCGCCGGTATGGTAACCGACAATAATGGCGCTATCATCCCCAATGCCTCGGTGGAGGTAAGGGGTGCCGGCGGCCAAACGTTCACCGTGGTGACGAACGATAACGGCGTTTATCGCGTTCCGGCGGTTGCGACCGGTACCTACACGGTGTCGGTCACTTTGAGCGGATTTAGGCGATCCGTCGTCAACAATGTCAAGGTCGACATCGGTACGCCGTCAACCGTGAACATCGTTCTGCAGGCCGGAGACATCAGCGAGATCGTTGAGGTCTCGTCCGGCGGCGAGGTCTTACAGACCGAGACCGCGACGGTCGGAAACACCATTTCAGGCCGACAGATCAACCAGACGCCGATCGCCTCGCGTGACGCTCTCGATCTGATCCTGCGTCTGCCGGGCGTTTCGTCAGTAGGAGCTCCGCGACAATCGTCGATCAACGGACTTCCCAAAGGCTCGCTCCAGCTCACGCTCGACGGCGTGGACATTCAGGACAACGTGCTTCGCTCGTCTGACGGCTTCTTTACATATGTAAGGCCGCGTGTCGATGCTATCGAAGAGGTCGTGGTCTCCACCGCCAGCCCCGGTGCAGAAAGCACGGGTGACGGTGCCGTTCAGGTACGTTTTGCTACGCGCCGCGGAACCAACGACTACAAGGGCACTGTATATTGGCAGATCCGAAATGACTGGCTAAACGCTGCTTATTGGTACAACAACCGCGACAAGCCTTTCGGCAACCAAAAGAAACAGAGGGACAGGACCAACCTGAATCAGCCCGGTTTCTCATTCGGCGGCCCGCTGCCGTTCCTTCAGTTCGGTGAGGGCGTGAAGGCCATCAACAGCGGCAAGGACCGTACTTTCTTCTTCGTCAATTACGAAGAGTTTCGTCTCCCCGGTTCGCAGAGCCGCAGCCGTACGGTGATCAAGCCTGAGGTGATCGCAGGAACGTTCCGCTATATCACAGGCGGTACAACGAATTCGGTCAACTTGTTCAACATTGCCTCCACCGTTCCGGGGCTTCCGACGACGATCGACCCGACCGTCAGCAATGTCCTGAACGAGATCCGATCAGCGGCGCAGCAGGGAACCCTCGCACCGATCACCAACGATCCCAACCGTGAGACCACTACGTTCAGCAATCCGGGACAGGCACGCCGAACGTTTCTCGCACTTCGGTTTGACGGAAATATCAATAAGAACCACAGCGCCGAATTCGTTGTTCATCGGCAGGAGTTCTATCCGTCGATCGACTTCATCAACGGCAACGACGCACCGTGGCCGGGCGGACCGCAATATGGACAGGGCGGCATTCGCCGATCTGCAACAGTAGCACTGCGTTCCACGCTTCGCCAAAATCTGATCAATGAAGCACGCTTCGCATGGTCGGGCGGACGCACGGACTTTGCACAGGGCTGCTGCGGTAACGATTTCAACAGCCAGAACGGCAGACAGCTAAGCCTTGCTGCTCCTCTGGGGATGTCGGTCAATCTACGTCAGGTCACCACTCTTTCAGGACGTACAACGCCTACCAGAGACTGGACAAACAACATGGTCTGGACGCAAAAGAACCACACGTTCTCTTTTGGAGGACAGTACAAGGACATCCGTTGGGAGAATACGAACCAGGTCTGCTGTCCCACGGTCGGATTCGGTCTTGATCAGGTTCGCGATGCGGATGCATACAACGCGTTCAACGCAACGACGATGCCCGGAGCTGATCCGGGACAGATCCAGTTAGCACGTAATTTTTACGCTGCACTGATCGGCCGCATCACATCATATACCCGATCGGCGGTCCGTACCGCTGACGGTACTTATGCTGCAGGCGGAAATCTGTTCCAGAAACTGAAAGAAAGGACGCTTGGCGTTTATGCGCAGGATTCCTGGAAGATGAGGAATAACCTCACAGTTACTTTGGGACTTCGTTGGCAGCCAAGGCTGGGTGTTACGGCAGAAACTGCAAACTTTGCCAAACTGCCGGGCGGCACCAATATGCTCTACGGCACGTCGGGAACTCCTGACGCTCAGTTCCGTCCGGGAGCGCCGATGAATGCCCCGGTTCCCGTTTCCGTTTCGTACGCTATCGGTGAAAAGATCACTCCGGACAAATGGCAGAACTGGGCACCTTCGTTCGGTTTCGTTTGGTCGCCGAATGCGGGTAACGTTCCGCTGCTAAAGTACGTCATGGGCGGCGCCAACAAGAGCGTATTCCGCGGCGGCTGGTCGCGGTCATTCGTTCGCGAAGGCCTGAACGTCGCTTTTCAAATGGCAGCCAATCCGGGCGGCGGCAGCATCGATGTCAGCCGCACCTTTACGAACGGCCAGATGACGGCGGGTACGCTGTTGAGAACGCCGGGCAATCCGATGCTCTCACCGGCTCCTTTCTCGCCCACACCGAATTTCCCGTTCACACATACGACATCCAATCAGTCGTTTGCCGTGGATGAAAACCTCAAAACGGGATATGTCGATTCGTTCAGTTTCGGCTATCAGCGCGAAATTGATAAGAACACGGTCGTCGAATTTCGCTATGTCGGCAACCGCGGCAAAGATATGGAACGCCTGCGCAACGTGAACGAACGCAACACGCTCGAAAACGGTGTTGCGGCCGAGTTCATTCTTGCTCAGCAGAACCTGTATGCGAATATCGCCGCCAATCGCTGCCAGACGGGCGTGACCGCGGCGAATTGCCAATACAACTTTGCATACTTCGGCCCGGGCACAGGGACCAACCCTTTGCCGATCACACTTGCATACTTTAATGCTCTTCAGGCTACGCTCACTCCCGGAGCACTCGGCCAGAACGGCAGTGTGACCGGCGCAGCGGCAATGATGGCTTCCAATTATGGAAGCGCGAATTTCCGCAGCACCACATTCACGAGCCCGCTCAACAATGTAGCAGCCAACATCATCGGTTGGGCGGCGGCGCTTGAGGGTGACCCGACGCGAAGGGCGAACGCTCTGGCTGCCGGACTCCCCGCGAACTTCATGTTCGTCAATCCGATCAACATTGCTGGTGCGTTCATCCTCGACAACACCCAAAACTCATGGTATGACGGCGGAGTTATCGAAGTTCGCAGACGCCTTGCACAGGGGCTCCGCGTACAGGCGAGCTACACGTTCTCGAAAGCACAGTCCGACTTCTTTGCGGTCAGTGCCATCGTGAACAGCAGCATGTCGAACCGTCCGTTCGGGCTTCAGCTTGCTAAGACCGTTCAGGCGTTCGATATCCGTCACAACTTCAAGTTTGACGGCACGTACGACCTGCCGTTCGGCCGCGGCCGTACCTTCTTCTCGGGAGCGGGCCGTTGGCTGGACGCACTTGTCGGCGGTTTCAGCATTCTGCCCGTCGTCACCTGGCAGAGCGGCGCTCCGATACAGCTTGGAAATGCTCAATTGGTCGGAATGACCGTTAAGGAACTGCAGAAGGAGATCAAGGTTCGCAAGAATCCTACAACCGTAACGTGGCTTCCGGATGACATCATCCTGAACACACAGCGAGCGTTCGCCACGAGCATTACTTAGCCCAACGGTTATAGTACTGCATTTGGCGGGCCGCCGACAGGCCGCTTTATCGCACCTGCCGGATACAACAATTGCCTTGCACCAGTTGGCGGCCAATGCGGCTTCAATAACCTCGTTTTCTACGGCCCCAGCTTCTTCAAGCTGGATGTCGGTGTGAACAAGGCTATTCCGCTGACCGAGCGTTTCAGGATGGAGATCCGTGCGAACTTCCTCGACGCGCTCAACCATGCCAACTTCCGTGTTGGCGGGTTCGCGGCCAACACTGTCACATCCGGATGCTGCGGTGCGACGTTCGGGCAGCTGCCGAGCGGATCGGCCTATCGTGACAACAACACGACCAACGATCCGGGCGGCCGCGTGATCGACCTTCAGGTCCGAATTTCCTTCTAGTATTATTAGAGGGAAAAAATTTGGCGTCAGGGCTCTCAGGCTCTGACGCCTTTTTTCTATACCTGCTTCAGCTTCCACTTTCCACGTTTGAAAAGCATTGCCGAAACGACCGCGAGTACGGAGAATGCGATGGTGATCGCCCAAAAAACACCCTGCGGACCCATCTCGAATCTATAGGCAAGAACGTATGCAAGAGGTATCTCAAAAAGCCAAAAAACGAAGAAGTTCAGATAGGTCGGCGTCACCGTGTCACCG
This sequence is a window from Acidobacteriota bacterium. Protein-coding genes within it:
- a CDS encoding saccharopine dehydrogenase NADP-binding domain-containing protein, giving the protein MNDDFLIYGANGYTGELITRYAVKSGMRPIIAGRNEAAIEALAKKHGLESRIFSLDETEKLDAALNEVATVIHCAGPFSLTSRQMGEACLRTKTHYTDITGEIAVFEACAAADQKAKDGGIMVMPGVGFDVVPSDCLARHLKDRLPTATNLTLAFYGKGRLSHGTQATMTMNAGKGGAVRRDGKITPVPAAWRTRSIDFGNGEVKTGVTIPWGDVATAYYSTGIPNIEVYTVAPPSALKAMKLSRYLGPLLETRPVQKYLQSRIPPGGPSDEERARGKTLLWGEASDEDGNRVEARLQCPEGYTMTALSALLITEKILAGNFTPGFQTPAKAYGADLALEIDGVERQDA
- a CDS encoding leucyl/phenylalanyl-tRNA--protein transferase, with the protein product MTFPDPQRYDFPEWVLHDGYFFSAEDVIAFGVEPTVENLIKAYSKGIFPWPMEGVPLPWFCPAKRAILEFSDLRIQRSLARERRKAPFKFTINRAFRDVITECSRSRRSGQAGTWITPEFIERYTELNTLGYAHSVEAWDADGSLAGGLYGVDAGGVFTGESMFYKKPFASKLALLFLIDHLAGLGATWLDVQVMTPHMEALGAKEVSRREFLQKLEDSRSSGGHFLEQDEQRPT
- a CDS encoding TonB-dependent receptor, giving the protein MKIDFKALVISVAILAFASLTALGQAGSIAGMVTDNNGAIIPNASVEVRGAGGQTFTVVTNDNGVYRVPAVATGTYTVSVTLSGFRRSVVNNVKVDIGTPSTVNIVLQAGDISEIVEVSSGGEVLQTETATVGNTISGRQINQTPIASRDALDLILRLPGVSSVGAPRQSSINGLPKGSLQLTLDGVDIQDNVLRSSDGFFTYVRPRVDAIEEVVVSTASPGAESTGDGAVQVRFATRRGTNDYKGTVYWQIRNDWLNAAYWYNNRDKPFGNQKKQRDRTNLNQPGFSFGGPLPFLQFGEGVKAINSGKDRTFFFVNYEEFRLPGSQSRSRTVIKPEVIAGTFRYITGGTTNSVNLFNIASTVPGLPTTIDPTVSNVLNEIRSAAQQGTLAPITNDPNRETTTFSNPGQARRTFLALRFDGNINKNHSAEFVVHRQEFYPSIDFINGNDAPWPGGPQYGQGGIRRSATVALRSTLRQNLINEARFAWSGGRTDFAQGCCGNDFNSQNGRQLSLAAPLGMSVNLRQVTTLSGRTTPTRDWTNNMVWTQKNHTFSFGGQYKDIRWENTNQVCCPTVGFGLDQVRDADAYNAFNATTMPGADPGQIQLARNFYAALIGRITSYTRSAVRTADGTYAAGGNLFQKLKERTLGVYAQDSWKMRNNLTVTLGLRWQPRLGVTAETANFAKLPGGTNMLYGTSGTPDAQFRPGAPMNAPVPVSVSYAIGEKITPDKWQNWAPSFGFVWSPNAGNVPLLKYVMGGANKSVFRGGWSRSFVREGLNVAFQMAANPGGGSIDVSRTFTNGQMTAGTLLRTPGNPMLSPAPFSPTPNFPFTHTTSNQSFAVDENLKTGYVDSFSFGYQREIDKNTVVEFRYVGNRGKDMERLRNVNERNTLENGVAAEFILAQQNLYANIAANRCQTGVTAANCQYNFAYFGPGTGTNPLPITLAYFNALQATLTPGALGQNGSVTGAAAMMASNYGSANFRSTTFTSPLNNVAANIIGWAAALEGDPTRRANALAAGLPANFMFVNPINIAGAFILDNTQNSWYDGGVIEVRRRLAQGLRVQASYTFSKAQSDFFAVSAIVNSSMSNRPFGLQLAKTVQAFDIRHNFKFDGTYDLPFGRGRTFFSGAGRWLDALVGGFSILPVVTWQSGAPIQLGNAQLVGMTVKELQKEIKVRKNPTTVTWLPDDIILNTQRAFATSIT